The Hippopotamus amphibius kiboko isolate mHipAmp2 chromosome 13, mHipAmp2.hap2, whole genome shotgun sequence sequence GACAGTGTACTAGTCCTTCTGTCTGTCGGCTGGGGTCCTGGTCAGGGTCGCTCCAGCCCACGCTCTTCGATCTGCAGCTTCGCCTCTGGCTGTGCGGCACTGCCCATGCTGATGAGCATCAAAGCTGCAATAGAGCAGAGGCAGTGCACCGGGGGCTGGAGTCGCAAGGCGAGTTACCGCTGAGGCCTGGCAGGGGCAGGTGCAGCAGGAGGCGCTGGGGAGGACAGCCACCGCGGGAAATGGGACTCACCCCCCGGCTGGCCTCCCCAGACTGAGATCGAGCTAGGCATGAAGTGCTGGTACCACTCAGTGTTCGCGTGCCCCATCCTCCGCCAGCAGACTTCCCATTCCAACCCTCCCATCAAGCTTATTCGTGGCCACGTCATCTCCCGAGATGCGTTCAACAAGCTCATCAACGGAGGAAAgtaagttccctgtgctctgctccACCGTGGCTTGATTCTTCTGCTGGCTGGCCCCCGAGACGTTCTTGGTTCTCCTCCCTTTGTAGGCTGAAGTGTCCCTACTGTCTCATGGAGCAGAACCCAGCAGATGGGAAACGCATCGTATTCTGATTCCTGCCTGGGAGGAACTTTGCTGAAAGGGGTTTTTCACCCGTGATCCTAGGCCTGTCTCAGCGTGGGTGGCT is a genomic window containing:
- the LOC130834414 gene encoding E3 ubiquitin-protein transferase RMND5B-like, coding for MGPWEEVTYCFASGCAALPMLMSIKAAIEQRQCTGGWSRKTEIELGMKCWYHSVFACPILRQQTSHSNPPIKLIRGHVISRDAFNKLINGGKLKCPYCLMEQNPADGKRIVF